A window of the Gemmatimonadaceae bacterium genome harbors these coding sequences:
- a CDS encoding GNAT family N-acetyltransferase — translation MITIGAMDASQRAALRDLLHATGSFRPDEIGVALELFDEAFGPPAPSADYEFVAALDAAGRLAGYCCYGPTPGTNGTYDVYWIAVHPSHQGAGVGSALLAEVERRLRDRGARLVVVETSAREGYDSARRFYGARGYRAAARLRDFYAPADDRVVFTRQLGSSPLPADRGA, via the coding sequence ATGATCACCATCGGTGCCATGGACGCGTCGCAACGCGCGGCGCTGCGCGACCTGCTTCACGCCACGGGGTCGTTCCGTCCGGACGAGATCGGCGTGGCGCTCGAACTGTTCGACGAGGCGTTCGGACCGCCGGCACCGAGCGCGGATTACGAGTTCGTGGCGGCGCTCGATGCGGCGGGACGCCTCGCGGGATACTGCTGCTACGGCCCAACGCCGGGAACCAACGGGACGTACGACGTCTATTGGATTGCGGTGCACCCGTCGCATCAGGGGGCGGGAGTGGGATCGGCGCTGCTCGCCGAGGTGGAGCGTCGGCTCCGGGACCGTGGAGCGCGGCTGGTGGTGGTGGAGACGTCGGCCCGCGAGGGCTACGACTCGGCACGGCGGTTCTACGGAGCGCGCGGCTACCGCGCGGCGGCACGCCTCCGCGATTTCTACGCCCCGGCGGACGACCGGGTGGTATTCACGAGGCAGCTCGGCAGTTCCCCCTTACCCGCAGATCGCGGAGCCTGA